A genomic segment from Streptomyces sp. NBC_00459 encodes:
- a CDS encoding CBM35 domain-containing protein, with translation MTPGNSGASTPEDEDPFGYLYEDGRANGAQPPSSGYGYPNSVGRVRPVGERQYSPQAAPGQAPGQGQQPAYGQTAPTAQYGQAIPQQQGVYGGTNTHYQAPEAFGGGPAAPQQPAYSNGGGRGGRGSGPNTKGLLIGAIAVVAAVVIGIGVAMMGGDDKEKGTEADPTPTTGQSAEPSPSSTSSVAASGELPKIDAKALKLEGGTTVTSEVKGAQAADGIYVAGFNQVGASVTWTINGIPKSGKYSVYVGYSVPGKDATATLAVNGTASDTPVDLKNWTGAAEGDYAKGWTKTYNYVQLNKGTNTIKISCEQGNQCDALLDQMWLVEGWVKSS, from the coding sequence ATGACGCCCGGCAACAGCGGCGCGAGCACGCCCGAGGACGAAGATCCGTTCGGCTACCTGTACGAAGACGGGCGGGCCAACGGAGCTCAGCCGCCGAGCAGCGGCTACGGCTACCCGAACTCGGTCGGCCGGGTGCGGCCCGTCGGCGAGCGCCAGTACAGCCCGCAGGCGGCCCCGGGGCAGGCGCCCGGCCAGGGCCAGCAGCCGGCGTACGGCCAGACCGCCCCGACCGCGCAGTACGGCCAGGCGATCCCGCAGCAGCAGGGGGTGTACGGCGGCACGAACACCCACTACCAGGCACCCGAGGCCTTCGGCGGCGGCCCCGCGGCCCCGCAGCAGCCCGCGTACAGCAACGGCGGCGGCAGAGGCGGACGGGGCTCGGGCCCCAACACCAAGGGACTGCTGATCGGTGCCATCGCGGTGGTCGCCGCGGTCGTCATCGGTATCGGCGTGGCCATGATGGGCGGCGACGACAAGGAGAAGGGCACCGAGGCCGACCCGACCCCGACGACCGGGCAGAGCGCCGAGCCGAGCCCGTCGAGCACCAGCTCGGTGGCGGCCTCGGGCGAACTCCCCAAGATCGACGCGAAGGCCCTGAAGCTTGAGGGCGGCACGACGGTGACGTCCGAGGTCAAGGGTGCGCAGGCGGCCGACGGCATCTACGTGGCGGGGTTCAACCAGGTGGGCGCCTCGGTGACCTGGACCATCAACGGCATCCCCAAGTCCGGCAAGTACAGCGTGTACGTCGGCTACAGCGTCCCCGGCAAGGACGCCACCGCCACCCTCGCGGTCAACGGCACGGCTTCCGACACGCCCGTCGACCTGAAGAACTGGACGGGCGCCGCCGAGGGCGACTACGCGAAGGGCTGGACGAAGACCTACAACTACGTCCAGCTCAACAAGGGCACCAACACCATCAAGATCTCGTGCGAACAGGGCAACCAGTGCGACGCCCTGCTCGACCAGATGTGGTTGGTGGAGGGCTGGGTCAAGTCCAGCTGA